A single Clavibacter nebraskensis NCPPB 2581 DNA region contains:
- a CDS encoding GNAT family N-acetyltransferase: protein MLTVAPESPRAHDVLPLLRQADEFALALYPAENYHALDVGDLERPGVTFLVARHDGRALGTAAVVDGGDGSAELKRVFVTDAARGLGVGRALLVAAEERSRALGADVMRLETGLPQTAAIAMYERGDYRHVPRFGKYAEDPTSVCMERDLRQDPGPLPRWILRPALPDDATWMAELRAVVLRPDLERLGRWDPVRVRRRFLDGWAPERTSVIRVDGRDVGLIARRDEPDARWIEHFYLNPVVQGEGIGGEVLRDLMVRHDDGRPFRLDVLQGSAARRLYERAGFRVEREDAVDVWLVALRADGPRARRGI, encoded by the coding sequence GTGCTCACCGTCGCCCCGGAGTCCCCCCGCGCACACGATGTGCTGCCGCTCCTGCGGCAGGCCGACGAGTTCGCGCTCGCCCTCTACCCGGCCGAGAACTACCACGCGCTCGACGTCGGCGACCTCGAGCGGCCTGGCGTCACCTTCCTCGTCGCGCGCCACGACGGCCGCGCGCTCGGCACGGCGGCGGTCGTCGACGGGGGCGACGGATCCGCGGAGCTGAAGCGCGTGTTCGTCACGGACGCGGCGCGCGGCCTCGGCGTCGGGCGCGCGCTCCTGGTCGCCGCCGAGGAGCGGTCCCGCGCGCTCGGCGCCGACGTCATGCGGCTCGAGACCGGCCTGCCGCAGACCGCCGCCATCGCGATGTACGAGCGGGGCGACTACCGGCACGTGCCGCGCTTCGGGAAGTACGCCGAGGATCCGACGAGCGTCTGCATGGAGCGCGACCTGCGCCAGGATCCCGGGCCGCTCCCCCGCTGGATCCTCCGCCCGGCGCTCCCCGACGACGCGACATGGATGGCCGAGCTCCGCGCCGTCGTCCTGCGGCCCGACCTCGAGCGGCTCGGCCGGTGGGATCCGGTGCGGGTCCGCCGCCGCTTCCTCGACGGCTGGGCGCCCGAGCGCACCTCGGTGATCCGCGTCGACGGCCGCGACGTCGGCCTCATCGCCCGCCGCGACGAGCCCGACGCGCGATGGATCGAGCACTTCTACCTCAATCCCGTGGTGCAGGGCGAGGGGATCGGCGGCGAGGTGCTGCGCGACCTCATGGTGCGGCACGACGACGGCCGCCCGTTCCGCCTCGACGTGCTCCAGGGCAGCGCCGCGCGGCGGCTGTACGAGCGGGCCGGGTTCCGGGTCGAGCGGGAGGACGCGGTGGACGTGTGGCTGGTGGCGCTCCGGGCCGACGGTCCGCGAGCCCGCCGCGGGATTTGA